AAACGCGAATATCGAGGTGAGAAACAATCCACCTCTTCAATATTGGCATTGTATTAAGTTTCCGGCTTTAGGGCATGAGTGAGGACTTACACCTAACGGGCAATCAATATAACGTAGTTCTATCTGTCTTCTTCGTGACATTCATTGTCTTCGGTAGGCAATATCCGAGGTCCTTCATTGTGATACGATGCTAATGAGCAAGCAGAGGTCCCCAGCAACTACATCCTTGAACGGTTCTTCACCAACAGACCGTCCCTGTGGATCGGGATAATCACATTCTTATGGGGTGCCATGATGACCTTGGTCCGTCTGCCTTGATTTGCCCAACAAACCAGTCTGACAGTCTGACATACAGCACGGCATCGCAAACAACTACAGCACAATCCTAGTCGTCCGACTTCTAATGGGCGTATTCGAAGCCGGCCTCTTCCCAGGCGCCATACTAATCATGAACAAATGGTACTCCAAGTTCGAGCTCGGTACGCGATTCTCCATCTTCTACATCGGGTCTGCCCTAGCCGGTGCGTTCTCGGGGATACTGGCTTACGGCTTCGCGAAGATGGATGGGGTTGGGAATATGGagggatggaggtggatatTTATTATGGAGGGCCTTTTAACGGTTGTCTTGGGCGCTGCTGTGCCGTTTATCCTCCCAGACTCGCCCAAGAGCAAGCCGCGGTGGATGGACGAGGCGGAAGCTGAGTACCTTCTGGCCAGACTGAGTCTGCAAGACGGGGGACAGGAAGCGCAGGATGCAGGCAATAATATGTCACTTGCCGTTGTCTGGTCCGTCGTTACTGACTGGCAGATTTATCTTATGGTTCTTGTGTACTGGTCGAACACGGTGCCGACTTATGGCTTGAAGTTCATGATGCCGCAGATTATCAAGAATATGGGATTCACTGCGAGTACTGCCCAGTTGCTGTGCGTATTCCGGTCTGGCTTATCAAATGGCACTAATCGGCCCAGGACTATTCCTCCTTATATGGCCGGTGCTGTCAGCGCATTTGTCTTCGGCCGCTTCGCTGACCATTTCAAACGACGCGCCTACTTCCTTGCTGGACCACAGGTATTCCATATCATTGAGACACTTGGATCTGTATAATAACTGCTACAGCTCATTCTAATAACCGCCTACGCAATCCTCACCCCGCTGGCCCCCAAAATCTCCACCAACATCGGCccctgcttcttcgccataATCCTCGCCAACATCGGATGCTACCCCATAAACCCCGGTGCCAGTTCCTGGATCAGCAATAACCTAGCGGGACCAGCGAAGCGTGCAATTGGAATTGCATACGCGACCTCATTAACCAATATCGGGGGCATCTTTGCGTCGTATATTTTTCTGGATAAGGAAAAGCCAGCGTACGCGACGGGGTTTGGGACGACGATTGCGATGGTTGCGTTAGGGCTGGCTTCGGTTGTTTGTCTTGAGGTTTTGTATACGGTTATTAataggaggagagagaggtttATGGAGGAGAATGGGGTTCggttggatgtggatgctGGAGGGATGGGGGATAGGGCTGTGTCGTTTAGATATACGCTCTGAGTTGCGGATCTATGGTCATCTTCAAACAATTAGTCAGAAAGAGTAGGCAGTAATAATTATGAGATATCTATTCAACGAGGAGTATGCCACTTCATATTTAATCATTAGTCGTAGTACCGCTCATTAACCCTGCATTAAAAGCTATGACCACAACCAACAAAAGTATTATAAGCAAATAACTTGAGTTAAAATGTTGAACTGTCTGACTGTGTTCAATAAAAGCTGTTATCTGTGTAGAATTGGCTGCTACATAGACAACATTGAACCTGCTGTATAACCATCCCCATCTGCCTGTCGCAGACTACAGCAAGAACTCGCCGCCAGTCTTCTTGACCATATTGTTATAATAAGGCTGAAAATGCAACCAGcccctctgcctctgcccaAGAACCCTCACCGACTCcctcgcaatctcctcctcaacctcttcagGCCTCTCATTCCCCACCGCGTCAATCATCAGCTGCGCCTGACAACACCGATCAAACGCACAAAACCAATAAGCCGCCTCATCAATGGTCGTCCCCACAGAAAGCAACCCATGATTCTTCAAAATAACCACGTTCGTATCAGCCGTAATCACCCCGGCAATCGCCTTCCCCTCATCCGTCGACAGTACAGGACCCCCATACTCACGTAGGATACTCTGCTTGGCCCCGTAGAACTTCAGCGCGTCCTGCATCAGCGGCGGGAGGGGTCTCCCAAACGCGCTG
The nucleotide sequence above comes from Aspergillus puulaauensis MK2 DNA, chromosome 3, nearly complete sequence. Encoded proteins:
- a CDS encoding uncharacterized protein (COG:G;~EggNog:ENOG410PHCB;~InterPro:IPR020846,IPR011701,IPR036259;~PFAM:PF07690;~TransMembrane:12 (i49-66o92-111i123-142o148-171i183-204o216-238i279-299o319-344i356-376o382-400i421-441o447-476i);~go_function: GO:0022857 - transmembrane transporter activity [Evidence IEA];~go_process: GO:0055085 - transmembrane transport [Evidence IEA]), whose product is MTDKGSISGVEEKPSVRHEEHEKATSTSREQEIVADFPSEKAGKLMRKVDFRLLPPFILIYLMSYIDRANIGNANIEGMSEDLHLTGNQYNVVLSVFFVTFIVFAEVPSNYILERFFTNRPSLWIGIITFLWGAMMTLHGIANNYSTILVVRLLMGVFEAGLFPGAILIMNKWYSKFELGTRFSIFYIGSALAGAFSGILAYGFAKMDGVGNMEGWRWIFIMEGLLTVVLGAAVPFILPDSPKSKPRWMDEAEAEYLLARLSLQDGGQEAQDAGNNMSLAVVWSVVTDWQIYLMVLVYWSNTVPTYGLKFMMPQIIKNMGFTASTAQLLTIPPYMAGAVSAFVFGRFADHFKRRAYFLAGPQLILITAYAILTPLAPKISTNIGPCFFAIILANIGCYPINPGASSWISNNLAGPAKRAIGIAYATSLTNIGGIFASYIFLDKEKPAYATGFGTTIAMVALGLASVVCLEVLYTVINRRRERFMEENGVRLDVDAGGMGDRAVSFRYTL